A region of Dioscorea cayenensis subsp. rotundata cultivar TDr96_F1 chromosome 5, TDr96_F1_v2_PseudoChromosome.rev07_lg8_w22 25.fasta, whole genome shotgun sequence DNA encodes the following proteins:
- the LOC120261807 gene encoding farnesyl pyrophosphate synthase-like, giving the protein MAMAVNGRDVKQAFLNIYLRLKDDLLSDPAFDYTDDARAWIERMLDYNVPRGKLNRGISVVDSYKLLKEGIELGENEFFLSCALGWCIEWLQAYFLVLDDIVDDSHTRRGQPCWFRVPKVGLIATNDGTLLRNHIPRILKRYFRDKPYYVDLLDLFNEVEFQTASGQMLDLITTHEGEQDLSKYKLPVYNRIVQYKTAYYSFYLPVACALLMSGENLDNFVGVKNILVEMGTYFQVQDDYLDCFGDPEVIGKIGTDIEDFKCSWLVVQAIERANEDQMKILHENYGKKDAACVAKVKALYKELNLQTVFSEYESKSYEKLILNIEAEPSKAVQEVLKSFLHKIYKRQK; this is encoded by the exons ATGGCGATGGCCGTGAATGGGAGGGATGTCAAGCAGGCGTTCCTCAACATCTACTTGCGCCTCAAGGACGATCTCCTTTCTGACCCAGCCTTCGACTACACCGATGATGCCCGGGCTTGGATCGAGCGG ATGTTGGACTACAATGTACCACGGG GCAAGTTGAACCGTGGAATCTCAGTTGTTGATAGCTACAAGTTGCTAAAAGAAGGTATTGAACTAGGTGAAAATGAATTCTTCCTCTCTTGTGCACTTGGCTGGTGCATTGAATGG CTTCAAGCATATTTTCTCGTTCTTGATGATATTGTGGACGACTCTCATACAAGGCGGGGTCAACCCTGTTGGTTCAGAGTGCCTAAG GTTGGTCTTATCGCAACAAATGATGGGACCTTACTTCGAAATCACATTCCCAGGATACTGAAAAGATATTTCAGGGATAAGCCTTACTATGTTGATCTTCTTGACCTTTTTAATGAG GTTGAGTTTCAGACGGCTTCAGGGCAGATGCTGGATTTGATTACTACTCATGAAGGAGAGCAAGATCTTTCTAAATACAAACTACCAGT CTATAACCGCATTGTCCAGTACAAAACTgcttattattcattttatctCCCT GTTGCATGTGCTTTGCTGATGTCTGGTGAAAATTTGGACAACTTTGTTGGTGTGAAAAACATTCTTGTTGAAATGGGCACATACTTTCAAGTGCAG GATGATTACCTTGATTGCTTTGGTGATCCTGAGGTGATTGGTAAG ATTGGGACAGACATTGAAGATTTCAAGTGCTCTTGGCTGGTTGTGCAAGCCATTGAGCGTGCCAATGAAGATCAGATGAAAATATTACAT GAGAACTATGGGAAAAAAGATGCAGCTTGTGTAGCTAAAGTTAAAGCTCTATACAAAGAGCTCAATCTTCAG ACTGTATTTTCTGAGTATGAGTCCAAGAGCTACGAAAAGCTCATTTTAAACATCGAAGCAGAGCCGAGCAAAGCGGTGCAGGAGGTCCTGAAGTCCTTCTTGCACAAGATCTACAAAAGGCAGAAATAG
- the LOC120260167 gene encoding cyclin-dependent protein kinase inhibitor SMR6, producing MGYQEIKHQVEVSSAQEAEGRIWMIAGISLRAPLKPIKTRKISGRDSSEEVEDIKLDIEAMKTPTEREARIPEEQHCPPAPKKMKPSLRCCLDGIQFFSVPDLESMFIPHQETELRT from the coding sequence ATGGGGTACCAAGAGATCAAGCACCAAGTAGAGGTGAGTAGTGCACAAGAAGCAGAAGGAAGGATATGGATGATTGCTGGAATCTCACTAAGAGCTCCTCTCAAACCAATAAAGACCAGAAAAATATCAGGAAGAGATTCTAGTGAAGAAGTAGAAGACATCAAGCTAGATATTGAAGCCATGAAGACTCCTACTGAAAGAGAAGCAAGGATACCAGAAGAACAACACTGCCCACCAGCTCCAAAGAAGATGAAGCCTTCTCTTAGATGTTGTCTGGATGGAATTCAGTTCTTTAGTGTGCCAGACTTGGAATCCATGTTCATTCCCCACCAAGAGACAGAGCTACGTACTTGA
- the LOC120260513 gene encoding putative pentatricopeptide repeat-containing protein At1g64310, producing MRMNFVVLGRGSEFGSRCAPRFLSAIGDAVQALSQAKQLHALLVTADHSCHPSLPTKLLRSYANHGDIVSARHLFDQIPRKTVLLWNSLIRAHARCRDFSTAFSVFNQMRCSGVNPDGFTFACVLRACAEHADPFGASVVHGTMISTGLVSDSIAGAALVNSYSKLNLVNDAHQVFDEMPERDLVSWNTMIMCCSYGGNAHKGLELFHGLRESGEKPDGYTFTGLISCLWGSDLARVGKGIHGLCLKEGYSSNCHLRCALVSMYSRCNVLHSASLLFRSLSQVDLVTWSAFITGFSQAGQCEESICLFREMMTSSRCAARPDSILIASLLSACATLPSIRPCKEIHCFALRVGINSSVSVSCGLIDAYSKCGFAQHGFRIFEMMPRRTLVAYNTVILSMGSNGLGMEAMQTFVAMLNEGLKPDKATFSALLCACCHSGLQMEGWKLFSRMHSEFGVDPEIDHYVYIVKLLGMVGELQEAYDLVQAMPVVPDSGVWGALLWGCSIHGNKELGEIVAQKLYEIEPRKTAYRVMLSNIYAVKEKWGDVKYLRNEIAKEGMHKIPGISWIENINF from the coding sequence ATGCGCATGAACTTCGTCGTTCTGGGAAGAGGTTCAGAGTTTGGATCGCGATGCGCTCCTCGATTCCTCTCCGCCATTGGAGACGCCGTTCAAGCTCTGTCGCAAGCCAAGCAACTCCACGCGCTTCTTGTCACTGCTGACCACTCTTGTCACCCTTCTCTTCCCACCAAACTCCTCCGCTCCTACGCGAACCATGGCGACATTGTCTCCGCCCGCCACTTGTTCGACCAAATTCCTCGCAAAACCGTACTCCTATGGAACTCACTCATTCGAGCGCATGCTCGATGCCGAGACTTCTCCACTGCTTTCTCTGTCTTCAACCAAATGCGATGCTCTGGGGTAAACCCTGATGGTTTCACCTTTGCTTGCGTTCTCCGTGCATGCGCAGAGCATGCCGACCCTTTTGGTGCTAGCGTGGTCCATGGGACTATGATCTCGACGGGTTTAGTATCTGATTCGATAGCCGGCGCCGCACTTGTTAATTCTTACTCAAAACTCAACCTTGTCAATGATGCCCATCAGGTGTTCGATGAAATGCCTGAAAGAGATTTAGTGTCATGGAATACAATGATAATGTGTTGTTCATATGGAGGAAATGCACACAAAGGTCTTGAGTTGTTTCATGGTCTGAGAGAGTCTGGCGAAAAGCCCGATGGGTATACTTTCACCGGCCTCATTTCATGTTTATGGGGCTCGGACTTGGCTCGTGTTGGCAAAGGGATCCATGGGCTATGTCTAAAAGAAGGATACAGTTCTAATTGCCACTTAAGATGTGCACTAGTAAGCATGTACTCAAGGTGCAATGTCTTGCACTCTGCTTCACTGCTTTTCCGAAGTTTGTCTCAAGTTGACTTAGTTACATGGTCTGCTTTCATAACTGGATTTTCACAAGCAGGACAGTGTGAAGAATCAATCTGTTTGTTCAGAGAAATGATGACCAGTAGTCGATGTGCTGCAAGACCGGATTCTATCTTGATTGCTTCTCTACTTTCGGCTTGCGCTACATTGCCATCTATTCGACCTTGTAaagaaattcattgttttgcattGCGGGTGGGGATCAACTCAAGTGTGTCAGTCTCTTGTGGACTTATTGATGCATACTCAAAGTGTGGCTTTGCGCAACATGGTTTTCGTATATTTGAAATGATGCCTAGAAGAACTTTGGTTGCATATAACACTGTTATATTAAGTATGGGATCTAATGGACTTGGAATGGAGGCCATGCAAACCTTCGTGGCAATGCTGAATGAGGGGCTCAAGCCTGATAAGGCTACCTTCTCGGCTCTTCTCTGTGCTTGCTGTCATTCAGGACTCCAAATGGAAGGTTGGAAACTCTTCAGCAGGATGCACAGTGAATTCGGTGTGGATCCTGAGATTGATCACTATGTGTACATTGTGAAACTACTTGGTATGGTTGGGGAATTGCAGGAAGCTTATGATCTTGTCCAGGCCATGCCTGTGGTGCCTGATTCTGGAGTTTGGGGTGCATTATTATGGGGTTGTAGTATTCATGGTAACAAGGAGTTGGGTGAGATTGTGGCACAGAAGCTTTATGAAATAGAACCAAGGAAAACAGCTTACAGAGTCATGCTCTCAAATATTTATGCTGTTAAGGAGAAATGGGGTGATGTTAAGTATCTGAGGAATGAGATTGCTAAAGAAGGTATGCATAAAATTCCAGGCATCAGTTggattgaaaatattaatttctag